The window CGCGAGAAGGACTACTGGCCGCAAAACGAGCCTGAAACAGCCAAGTAATTCAACCTAATCCCTCTCTCGATACAATGGGTCATAAAATCATTGCAACTGGCAGAAGCCGTACCGGTATCCCGACAGGCCGCCTCGCGGTCTGGTGGGTAGTCGGCTCTGAAATCGTCATTTTCGGCGGCCTCATCGCGGCCTACCTCCTCAACCGTTTCTTGCACGGCTCCTGGGAAGTGTCCGCGGCCTACACCAATACCTTCATCGGCGGCGCCAACACCTTTTGGCTGCTGACTTCCAGCTACTTCGTGGTCCTCGCTCACGCTGCGGCGGAAAAGCGGGACGCCAAGACGGCGAGAAAGTACATTTGGTACACCATCGGCCTCGGCGGATTGTTCATGGGATTCAAGTCCTACGAGTATGCCACCGAGATTTCCCACGGCTTCACGCTCTTCACCAGTAACTTCTGGAGCTTCTACTACACTGCCACCGGCCTTCACGGATTCCACGTGCTTTGCGGCATGGTGATCATGGCCATCATTGCGGAGAAGGACATCAAGCACGAGCAGAACTGGCACCGCGTCGAGAACATCGGCATCTACTGGCACTTCGTGGACATCGTCTGGATCTTCCTCTTCCCGCTGCTCTACATCGCGAAGTAGTTACAACTTAGATACGGAATTTTTAGAAATGGCATCAGAAAACCATCCAAGCTACTTCAAGATCTACATCATGCTGCTGGTCCTCTTCGTGATCAGCGTGCTGGGGCCGGAAATTGCGGAGATTTTCGACATGAAAGGGGCCCCGCGCCTCGTGCTCGTTCTCGTGACCGCATTTGGTATCGCCCTCGTCAAGGCTTACTACGTTCTCGCCTACTTCATGCACCTGAAGTTCGAGAAGATCTACGCTCCTTACTTGCTGCTCTCCATGGTGGCTCTGCTCTTCGTTTTCTTCTTCGGAACCGCAACGGATTCCATGAAGTCCGAAGGGCACAACTGGGAAAAGCTGCCGATCGTCTTGCCGGAGGACAAGGGCTTCGATCACCACGGCGAAGCCCATGGTGACTCGCATGGGGCGGAGGATCACTCTCACGACGACCACAGCGGACACGCCCACTAGGCGGGACCATTGACCAAAGGAGGAGGGAAATGAGATACGCGGAAGCAGGAATTCATGGCGAGGGCGGTTCGGTACGCGAACCGGCCCTTTCGAACAGCGTTCTAGGAGTCATCGTCTTCATCATGGCGGAGATGATGTTCTTCTTGGGATTGATCAGCGCCTTCATGATTTCCAAGGCGAACGCGGTCGAATGGCCTCCCCTGGACCAGCCGCGCCTTCCCATCG of the Pelagicoccus enzymogenes genome contains:
- a CDS encoding cytochrome c oxidase subunit 3; translated protein: MGHKIIATGRSRTGIPTGRLAVWWVVGSEIVIFGGLIAAYLLNRFLHGSWEVSAAYTNTFIGGANTFWLLTSSYFVVLAHAAAEKRDAKTARKYIWYTIGLGGLFMGFKSYEYATEISHGFTLFTSNFWSFYYTATGLHGFHVLCGMVIMAIIAEKDIKHEQNWHRVENIGIYWHFVDIVWIFLFPLLYIAK
- a CDS encoding cytochrome C oxidase subunit IV family protein — encoded protein: MASENHPSYFKIYIMLLVLFVISVLGPEIAEIFDMKGAPRLVLVLVTAFGIALVKAYYVLAYFMHLKFEKIYAPYLLLSMVALLFVFFFGTATDSMKSEGHNWEKLPIVLPEDKGFDHHGEAHGDSHGAEDHSHDDHSGHAH